The genomic interval GATGTAAATCAAACTCTTGTCAAATTTTTTGGTGGCTTTGTCGGGTTCGGCAAGTGCTGTGGGCAAGCGTTGGCGGGACTTCGCTTCCATTCGCAAAGCATATCCACGATCAGGACAAGGGAAGGTTTGCCTTACAATTGCAACCTACTCAGACAAGCTGCTTCAGTCCGCTGATGAACGAGCGCAAAACGACGGGCTTGCCCGACAAGATCTACGGCGACATTCTCAATCGCATTGTCGAAGGCGAGTACAAGGAAGGTGAGCGCTTGCCGACCGAGCATGCGCTGGCCGAGCGTTTCGCGACGTCCAGGCCGACGGTGCGCGAAGCCTTGGCGCGCTTGCGGGCGGACGGCATCATCATGACCCGGCACGGCTCGGGCACGACGGTCGCGCGCCGGCCGGACCCGGACGTGCGCCGCTTCGCGCCGCTCGAAACGCTGTCCGATATCCGTCGCTGCTATGAGTTTCGCATCGTGACGGAAGCGGGCGCCGCGGAGCAGGCGGCGCTCAAAGCCGACGCCGACGACATCGCCGCCATCCAGCACGCATGGGACCAACTGGAGCGGATCATCGAGACGCAAGGGATCGGCGCGAAAGACGACTTTATGTTCCACCTGGCGGTGGCGCGTGCGTCGAAGAACCCTTTTTTCATCACGGTCATGTCGTTCATCGAGGAGCAGATCCTGTTCAGCATGAACCTATCGCGCAATCTTTCGCTGGTGAAGACGGTGGCGCGGCAGCGGCTCGTTCAGGAGGAGCATCGGGCTGTGCTCGATGCGATCCGCCGCAAGGATGCGCCAGGCGCGGCGAGCGCCATGCGAGCGCATCTTGAGAACGCGCTCGAGCGGATGTTCGGTTCCTGATCTGCCGCCGGCTCTCGTCGCGCGCCAAGGCCGCGGCGAGCCGCCGCGATACGGACGAGTGCAATTCCAAGGCCGCCTGATGCAGCGTCAAATCGCCGCTTTCGCGGCAGCGAACCGGCCGCCGGCTAACAGCCAGGCAGCAAGCAGGCTGCAATCAGCGGGCGGCCGGGCGACAGCTAGGCAGCAACGGCCATCGGTCCGAACAGCGCGGTGCGAGTCTTCGGACTCACCGCGATATCCAGCGCCACCGCTCGCTCCACACCGATCTGCAATGGCGACCCGAGCCGGCTGATGTCGATGCCGGTTTTGCGCAGCAGCCGCTCGATCGGCGTGGTGGTCACGGTGACATACCGCGTGATGCCCATCTGGTCGGCGAACGTCACCAGTTCGTGAATCGCCTGCATGGTGAGGTCAGCAAAGCCGA from Paraburkholderia phytofirmans PsJN carries:
- a CDS encoding FadR/GntR family transcriptional regulator; the encoded protein is MNERKTTGLPDKIYGDILNRIVEGEYKEGERLPTEHALAERFATSRPTVREALARLRADGIIMTRHGSGTTVARRPDPDVRRFAPLETLSDIRRCYEFRIVTEAGAAEQAALKADADDIAAIQHAWDQLERIIETQGIGAKDDFMFHLAVARASKNPFFITVMSFIEEQILFSMNLSRNLSLVKTVARQRLVQEEHRAVLDAIRRKDAPGAASAMRAHLENALERMFGS